The following proteins are co-located in the Clostridia bacterium genome:
- a CDS encoding NADH-quinone oxidoreductase subunit A — translation MDVLVEFSSLVIFLIGGLGFAGLALGVARLLRPKHPTPLKLTTYECGPEPQGPTWVQFKASYFLYALIFLLFDVETVFLYPWAVKFQVLPWFAFVEMFIFIGILVIGLWYAWKEGALEWK, via the coding sequence ATGGACGTGCTTGTAGAGTTTTCCAGTCTCGTGATATTCCTTATCGGTGGCTTAGGTTTTGCAGGGTTGGCATTGGGAGTAGCGCGCTTGCTTCGCCCGAAGCATCCTACGCCGCTCAAGCTTACTACTTATGAATGCGGGCCTGAGCCTCAAGGTCCAACCTGGGTACAGTTTAAGGCCAGCTATTTTCTTTACGCTCTTATTTTTCTGTTGTTCGATGTGGAGACAGTTTTCTTATATCCGTGGGCAGTTAAGTTTCAGGTTTTACCTTGGTTTGCTTTTGTGGAGATGTTTATCTTTATTGGCATACTGGTAATTGGTTTATGGTATGCCTGGAAGGAGGGAGCATTGGAATGGAAGTAA